A window of the Streptomyces formicae genome harbors these coding sequences:
- a CDS encoding carbohydrate ABC transporter permease has product MNAVTTRLRRAQGHGGHETGSPAPPPPGATDSRRRAQRRRRAVAVAFVLPALLLLGALVVYPVLFSVGRSFFDADGTRFVGGGNYAAMFGDPATLKAVRNSAIWVVVAPALLTGLGLILAVLVEKVRWATAFKLLLFMPMAVSFLAAGIIFRLAYEEDPDKGVLNAAVVGVHDTFAGTPAYPGARARDGQGLAKGTDGSYTTAGTVSPGGRSVSLGLVGVPPKELPATAKPAYEAASRQAQARELLGVAYLDFTPGGGGEQGRVDRAEHGLPDVTVEAVRDGAVVATATTAADGSFRFADLDPGPYMVRLPAKNFAQPYDGVSWLGPALVTPAIIGAYLWIWTGFAMVLIGAGLSSLPRDALEAARMDGANEWQVFRRITVPLLAPILTVVFVTLVINVMKVFDLVYIIAPGPVQEDATVLATQMWLVSFGGGNDQGLGSALGVLLLLLVVPAMVFNVRRFRRSQP; this is encoded by the coding sequence ATGAACGCTGTCACCACTCGCCTGAGGCGAGCACAGGGACACGGGGGCCATGAGACAGGCAGCCCTGCGCCCCCGCCCCCCGGGGCCACTGATTCCCGGCGCCGCGCGCAGCGACGCCGGCGGGCCGTCGCCGTGGCCTTCGTCCTGCCGGCGCTGCTGCTGCTCGGCGCGCTGGTCGTCTACCCGGTGCTGTTCTCCGTCGGCAGGAGCTTCTTCGACGCCGACGGCACCCGCTTCGTCGGCGGCGGGAACTACGCCGCGATGTTCGGGGACCCGGCCACGCTCAAGGCCGTCCGCAACAGCGCCATCTGGGTGGTCGTCGCTCCGGCGCTGCTCACGGGCCTGGGACTGATCCTCGCCGTTCTGGTCGAGAAGGTCCGCTGGGCGACGGCCTTCAAATTGCTGCTGTTCATGCCGATGGCGGTGTCGTTCCTCGCCGCCGGCATCATCTTCCGGCTCGCGTACGAGGAGGACCCCGACAAGGGCGTCCTGAACGCCGCCGTCGTCGGTGTGCACGACACCTTCGCGGGCACCCCCGCCTACCCGGGCGCCCGGGCCCGGGACGGGCAGGGCCTGGCGAAGGGCACGGACGGCTCGTACACGACGGCCGGCACGGTCTCCCCCGGCGGCCGCAGCGTCAGTCTCGGGCTCGTCGGCGTACCCCCCAAGGAGCTGCCCGCGACCGCGAAGCCCGCGTACGAGGCAGCGTCCCGGCAGGCCCAGGCGCGGGAGCTGCTCGGCGTCGCCTATCTCGACTTCACGCCGGGCGGCGGGGGCGAGCAGGGCAGGGTCGACCGGGCCGAGCACGGTCTGCCGGACGTGACGGTCGAGGCGGTTCGGGACGGGGCGGTGGTCGCCACCGCGACCACGGCGGCCGACGGCTCGTTCCGCTTCGCGGACCTCGACCCCGGCCCGTACATGGTGCGGCTGCCCGCGAAGAACTTCGCGCAGCCCTACGACGGCGTCTCCTGGCTGGGTCCCGCGCTCGTCACTCCGGCCATCATCGGCGCGTATCTGTGGATCTGGACGGGCTTCGCGATGGTGCTCATCGGCGCGGGTCTGTCCTCGCTGCCGCGTGACGCGCTGGAGGCGGCGCGGATGGACGGCGCCAACGAGTGGCAGGTGTTCCGCAGGATCACCGTGCCGCTGCTCGCGCCGATCCTCACCGTGGTCTTCGTGACCCTGGTGATCAATGTGATGAAGGTCTTCGACCTCGTCTACATCATCGCTCCGGGACCCGTGCAGGAGGACGCCACCGTACTGGCCACCCAGATGTGGCTGGTCTCCTTCGGCGGCGGCAACGACCAGGGCCTCGGCAGCGCGCTCGGCGTGCTGCTCCTGCTGCTGGTGGTCCCCGCCATGGTCTTCAACGTCCGCCGCTTCCGCAGGAGTCAGCCATGA
- a CDS encoding cupin domain-containing protein, producing the protein MTTPHRIVDLSETQPNRRRGGDLRAMLTPTSVGATSGFMGLAIVEPGDRIGEHYHPYSEEFVYVVSGALEVDLDDETFAIRPDQGLLIPPYVRHRFRNVGSTEARMVFHLGPLAPRPELGHVDTEETPAEEAAGESRPPERTGTRS; encoded by the coding sequence ATGACCACACCTCATCGCATCGTCGACCTCAGCGAGACCCAGCCCAACCGCCGGCGCGGAGGCGATCTGCGCGCCATGCTGACGCCCACCTCCGTGGGCGCCACGAGCGGCTTCATGGGCCTGGCGATCGTTGAGCCCGGCGACCGCATCGGTGAGCACTACCACCCGTACTCCGAGGAGTTCGTGTACGTCGTCAGCGGCGCGCTCGAAGTGGACCTGGACGACGAGACGTTCGCGATCCGGCCGGACCAGGGGCTGCTGATCCCGCCGTACGTACGGCACCGGTTCCGCAACGTGGGCAGCACGGAGGCCCGGATGGTCTTCCACCTCGGCCCGCTGGCGCCGCGCCCGGAGCTCGGCCACGTCGACACCGAGGAGACGCCCGCCGAGGAGGCCGCCGGCGAGAGCCGGCCGCCCGAACGGACAGGGACGCGTTCATGA
- a CDS encoding ABC transporter substrate-binding protein translates to MKRRRLLLASCTALTLALAATACGGGPVTTASGGDKSLDGQTITVAGVWSGAEQKNFQKVLDAFSAKTGAKTQFVSTGDNVSTVVGSKIEGGNAPDVVMVPQVGVLQQFAEKDWLQPLSGTAEKSVDANFAGVWKEYGSVEGKLYGLYFKAAHKSTVWYSPDALDQAGVKPPATYEEMLKAGRAVSDSGLPAFAVAGEDGWTLTDWFENIYLSQAGPEKYDQLAAHTIPWTDPSVVTALTTLGKLFADKDLVAGGQKGALSTDFPGSVEKVFGPEPEAGLVYEGDFVAGVAKDQFGRKIGEDAAFFPFPAVDGGEAPVVSGGDAAVVLKDGKSQKAAMAFLEYLATPEAAAVWAEAGGFLSPNKQLDLAAYGDDTTRSTAESLIEAGDSVRFDMSDQAPAAFGGTKGTGEWKLLQDFLRDPSDPKATASRLEAAAAKAYKG, encoded by the coding sequence ATGAAGCGACGACGCCTCCTCCTCGCGAGCTGCACCGCCCTGACCCTCGCGCTCGCCGCCACCGCCTGCGGCGGCGGGCCTGTCACCACCGCGAGCGGCGGCGACAAGTCCCTCGACGGGCAGACGATCACCGTCGCCGGCGTGTGGTCCGGCGCCGAGCAGAAGAACTTTCAGAAGGTGCTCGACGCCTTCTCGGCGAAGACCGGTGCCAAGACCCAGTTCGTCTCCACTGGGGACAACGTCTCGACCGTCGTCGGCAGCAAGATCGAGGGCGGCAACGCCCCGGACGTGGTGATGGTCCCCCAGGTCGGCGTGCTCCAGCAGTTCGCGGAGAAGGACTGGCTCCAGCCGCTCTCCGGGACCGCCGAGAAGTCCGTCGACGCCAACTTCGCGGGCGTGTGGAAGGAGTACGGCAGCGTCGAGGGGAAGCTGTACGGCCTGTACTTCAAGGCCGCCCACAAGTCGACGGTCTGGTACAGCCCGGACGCCCTCGACCAGGCGGGGGTGAAGCCGCCGGCGACGTACGAGGAGATGCTGAAGGCCGGGCGTGCCGTGTCGGACTCGGGGCTGCCCGCCTTCGCCGTGGCCGGCGAGGACGGCTGGACGCTCACCGACTGGTTCGAGAACATCTATCTCTCCCAGGCGGGCCCCGAGAAGTACGACCAGCTCGCCGCCCACACGATCCCGTGGACCGACCCGAGCGTGGTCACCGCACTCACCACGCTCGGCAAGCTCTTCGCCGACAAGGATCTCGTCGCAGGCGGCCAGAAGGGCGCGCTGAGCACCGACTTTCCCGGCTCGGTGGAGAAGGTCTTCGGCCCCGAGCCCGAGGCCGGCCTGGTGTACGAGGGCGACTTCGTCGCCGGTGTCGCCAAGGACCAGTTCGGCAGGAAGATCGGCGAGGACGCCGCCTTCTTCCCGTTCCCCGCGGTCGACGGCGGCGAGGCGCCCGTCGTCTCCGGCGGTGACGCCGCCGTCGTCCTCAAGGACGGCAAGAGCCAGAAGGCCGCGATGGCGTTCCTGGAATACCTGGCCACCCCCGAGGCGGCCGCGGTCTGGGCCGAGGCGGGCGGCTTCCTCTCGCCCAACAAGCAGCTGGACCTCGCCGCGTACGGCGACGACACCACCCGCTCGACCGCCGAGTCCCTGATCGAGGCGGGCGACTCCGTCCGCTTCGACATGTCCGACCAGGCCCCGGCCGCCTTCGGCGGCACCAAGGGCACCGGCGAGTGGAAGCTGCTCCAGGACTTCCTGCGCGACCCGTCGGACCCGAAGGCCACCGCGTCCCGGCTCGAGGCCGCCGCGGCCAAGGCGTACAAGGGCTGA
- a CDS encoding ketosynthase chain-length factor: MSPRQDRRPVVTGIGVVAPNGIGTDAFWKSTREGASVLGHITREGCDHMPVRVAGEVRGFDPQALVEERYLVQTDRFTHFAMAAADMALVDAGIAPGDFSESPFAVGVVTAAGSGGGEFGQRELQRLWGQGSRYVGPYQSIAWFYAASTGQVSIRGGFKGPCGVVASDEAGGLDALAHAGRVIGRGTDAVVIGAAEAPLAPYSLVCQLGYRELSTIDEPERAYRPFTSDACGFVPAEGGAMLVVEDEAAALRRGVPVRAYVAGHAATFTGASRWEQSREGLAHAIRGALAEAGCAPEEVDVVFADALGIPEADRAEALAIADALGPHCKRVPVTAPKTGIGRAYCGAPLLDTAAAVLALQDGLVPPTPHVSDVCHDLEVVTGRARPAELRTALVLSRGLMGSNAALVLRHGTDDNPS, translated from the coding sequence ATGAGTCCTCGGCAGGACCGGCGACCGGTCGTCACCGGAATCGGCGTCGTCGCCCCCAACGGGATCGGCACCGATGCCTTCTGGAAGTCCACGCGCGAGGGCGCGAGCGTCCTCGGCCACATCACCCGTGAAGGCTGCGACCACATGCCGGTCCGTGTCGCCGGCGAGGTCCGGGGCTTCGATCCCCAGGCCCTGGTCGAGGAGCGCTACCTCGTCCAGACGGACCGGTTCACGCACTTCGCGATGGCCGCGGCCGACATGGCGCTGGTCGACGCGGGGATAGCTCCCGGCGACTTCAGCGAATCGCCGTTCGCGGTGGGAGTGGTCACGGCCGCGGGTTCGGGCGGTGGCGAGTTCGGCCAGCGCGAACTGCAGCGGCTGTGGGGACAGGGTTCGCGCTATGTGGGCCCGTACCAGTCCATCGCCTGGTTCTACGCGGCGAGCACCGGCCAGGTCTCGATCCGCGGCGGGTTCAAGGGCCCGTGCGGTGTCGTGGCCAGTGACGAGGCGGGCGGTCTGGACGCGCTGGCGCACGCCGGCCGGGTCATCGGCCGGGGCACCGACGCCGTCGTCATCGGCGCGGCCGAGGCGCCGCTCGCACCGTACTCGCTCGTCTGCCAGCTCGGCTACCGGGAACTCAGCACCATCGACGAACCGGAGCGCGCCTACCGGCCGTTCACCTCGGACGCCTGCGGATTCGTCCCCGCGGAGGGCGGCGCGATGCTGGTCGTCGAGGACGAGGCCGCGGCCCTGCGCCGCGGTGTCCCGGTGCGGGCCTACGTGGCCGGGCACGCCGCGACGTTCACCGGGGCCTCCCGGTGGGAGCAGTCCCGTGAGGGGCTGGCCCATGCGATCCGCGGTGCACTGGCCGAGGCCGGCTGCGCCCCCGAGGAGGTCGACGTCGTCTTCGCGGACGCGCTCGGCATCCCGGAGGCGGACCGGGCCGAGGCGCTGGCGATCGCCGACGCCCTGGGCCCGCACTGCAAGCGCGTGCCGGTGACGGCTCCCAAGACCGGCATCGGCCGGGCGTACTGCGGTGCGCCGCTGCTGGACACGGCCGCCGCGGTGCTCGCCCTGCAGGACGGGCTCGTGCCGCCCACGCCCCATGTCTCCGACGTCTGCCACGACCTGGAGGTCGTGACCGGCCGGGCCCGCCCCGCCGAGCTGCGTACGGCCCTGGTGCTGAGCCGGGGACTGATGGGCTCGAACGCGGCGCTCGTGCTGCGGCACGGCACCGACGACAACCCCTCGTGA
- a CDS encoding heavy metal translocating P-type ATPase, which produces MTTTVPEAREVELAIGGMTCASCAARIERKLNRIDGVEATVNYATEKARVTYREGIAVRELIATVEATGYTATEPAPAPAPASVPAADGAPVADGGGDELRDLRHRLITAVTLAVPVVAMAMAPALQFTYWQWLSLTLAAPVATYAAWPFHRAALVNARHGAATMDTLISLGVSAAFLWSLWALFFGHAGMPGMTHAFELTVARGDGSENIYLETAAGVTAFILAGRYFEARSKRRAGAALRALLELGAKNVTLLRDGAEHPVPVAELKAGDRFLVRPGEKIATDGVVVEGASAVDASMLTGESVPVEVAEGDTVTGATLNAGGRLVVEATRVGAGTQLARMAKLVEDAQNGKAAAQRLADRISAVFVPAVIALALGTLGVWLAGGSPLPAAFTAAVAVLIIACPCALGLATPMALMVGTGRGARLGILIKGPEALETTRTVDTVVLDKTGTVTTGKMTLLEVHSAASADEREVLRLAGAVEHMSEHPVARAVAAGAAERVGPLPAPQEFTNLAGLGVRGVVDGHAVLVGRVRLLNESGAALPKELERARAAAEAAGRTAVTVAWDGEARAVLVVADAVKETSPEAIRGLRALGLSPILLTGDNETVARAVAAEAGIDEVIAEVMPEDKVAVIKRLQAQGRRVAMVGDGVNDAAALAQADLGLAMGTGTDAAIEAGDVTLVRGDLRVAADAIRLSRRTLGTIRSNLFWAFAYNVAALPLAAAGLLNPMIAGAAMAFSSVFVVANSLRLRGFRASV; this is translated from the coding sequence ATGACCACCACGGTCCCCGAAGCGCGCGAGGTCGAGCTCGCCATCGGCGGCATGACCTGCGCCTCCTGCGCAGCCCGGATCGAACGGAAGCTCAACCGCATCGACGGGGTCGAGGCCACCGTCAACTACGCGACCGAGAAGGCCCGGGTCACCTACCGGGAGGGCATAGCGGTCCGGGAGCTGATCGCCACCGTGGAGGCGACGGGTTACACGGCCACCGAACCCGCCCCCGCCCCCGCCCCCGCCTCCGTTCCGGCGGCCGACGGTGCCCCGGTGGCCGACGGCGGCGGGGACGAGCTGCGCGACCTGCGCCACCGCCTGATCACCGCCGTGACCCTGGCCGTGCCGGTCGTCGCGATGGCCATGGCCCCCGCCCTCCAGTTCACGTACTGGCAGTGGCTCTCGCTCACGCTGGCCGCCCCCGTCGCCACCTACGCGGCCTGGCCCTTCCACCGTGCCGCGCTTGTCAACGCCAGGCACGGCGCCGCCACGATGGACACGCTGATCTCGCTCGGGGTCTCGGCCGCGTTCCTGTGGTCGCTGTGGGCGCTGTTCTTCGGCCACGCCGGGATGCCGGGCATGACGCACGCCTTCGAGCTGACCGTCGCCCGCGGCGACGGCAGCGAGAACATCTACCTGGAGACCGCCGCAGGAGTCACCGCCTTCATCCTCGCCGGCCGGTACTTCGAGGCCCGGTCCAAGCGCAGGGCGGGCGCCGCGCTGCGGGCCCTGCTCGAACTCGGCGCGAAGAACGTGACCCTGCTGCGCGACGGCGCGGAGCACCCGGTGCCGGTGGCCGAGCTCAAGGCGGGCGACCGCTTCCTGGTCCGTCCGGGGGAGAAGATCGCCACCGACGGCGTCGTCGTCGAGGGCGCATCGGCGGTGGACGCGTCCATGCTGACGGGCGAGTCCGTGCCCGTCGAGGTCGCGGAAGGCGACACGGTCACCGGCGCGACGCTCAACGCGGGCGGCCGGCTCGTCGTCGAGGCCACCCGCGTCGGCGCCGGCACCCAGCTGGCCAGGATGGCGAAGCTGGTCGAGGACGCCCAGAACGGAAAGGCCGCCGCCCAGCGGCTGGCCGACCGGATCTCCGCGGTCTTCGTTCCGGCCGTCATCGCACTCGCGCTCGGCACGCTCGGCGTCTGGCTCGCGGGCGGATCACCCCTCCCGGCCGCTTTCACCGCCGCCGTCGCCGTACTGATCATCGCCTGCCCCTGCGCCCTCGGGCTGGCCACCCCCATGGCGCTGATGGTCGGTACCGGTCGCGGTGCCCGGCTCGGCATCCTCATCAAGGGCCCCGAGGCACTGGAGACCACCCGGACGGTCGACACCGTCGTGCTCGACAAGACCGGCACCGTGACCACCGGGAAGATGACCCTGCTGGAGGTGCACTCCGCGGCATCGGCCGACGAGCGCGAGGTCCTGCGGCTGGCAGGAGCCGTCGAGCACATGTCCGAGCACCCCGTCGCGCGGGCGGTGGCCGCCGGAGCCGCCGAGCGCGTCGGACCGCTGCCCGCCCCGCAGGAGTTCACCAACCTCGCCGGGCTCGGGGTCAGGGGCGTCGTCGACGGGCACGCGGTCCTCGTCGGCCGCGTGAGGCTGCTGAACGAGTCGGGGGCGGCGCTGCCGAAGGAGCTGGAGCGGGCCAGGGCCGCGGCCGAGGCGGCCGGGCGGACCGCGGTCACCGTCGCCTGGGACGGAGAGGCGCGGGCGGTCCTCGTCGTCGCCGACGCGGTCAAGGAGACCAGCCCCGAGGCGATCCGGGGGCTGCGTGCCCTCGGACTCTCCCCGATCCTGCTGACGGGGGACAACGAGACGGTCGCCCGGGCGGTCGCCGCGGAGGCCGGCATCGACGAGGTGATCGCCGAGGTCATGCCCGAGGACAAGGTCGCCGTCATCAAGCGGCTTCAGGCCCAGGGCCGCCGGGTCGCGATGGTCGGGGACGGCGTGAACGACGCCGCGGCGCTCGCCCAGGCCGACCTGGGACTGGCCATGGGCACCGGCACCGACGCGGCGATCGAGGCGGGCGACGTGACCCTGGTCCGCGGCGACCTGCGGGTCGCGGCCGACGCGATCCGGCTCTCCCGCAGGACCCTCGGCACGATCAGGTCCAATCTGTTCTGGGCCTTCGCCTACAACGTCGCCGCGCTGCCGCTGGCCGCCGCCGGTCTGCTCAACCCCATGATCGCGGGCGCGGCGATGGCCTTCAGCTCCGTCTTCGTCGTCGCCAACAGCCTGCGGCTGCGCGGTTTCCGGGCCTCGGTCTGA
- a CDS encoding SchA/CurD-like domain-containing protein, whose protein sequence is MTTLSERISQSAFDGSRLRVVLLLDLHDGAQQRFLQAYEHMRNQVASVPGHISDQLCQSIENPSQWLITSEWESAPPFLDWVNSEEHVETVRPLHNCVRDTRSLRFSVLRETGKLHTSAEAAQLGGGLQPFPRVGDGVVRHALTFTVKPGSEAVVAEILAGYDSPEAKVDEHTRLRRTSLFMHGNRVVRAVEVQGDLLAALRHVARQPEVRAVEEAINPYLEQDRDLNDPDSARVFFTRAALPAVHHLATAGEGHPDVKRHALLYPAKPGCGMALARLLAQQDEAAADDPSACVDSSTVFQRDDIVVRLVDVRGSIDCDPLLALGAHGPRKAAMLARLLDDDAVGGGSSASEEDMALFLKKADMRLITDRRAR, encoded by the coding sequence ATGACTACGCTGTCCGAACGTATATCTCAGTCGGCCTTCGACGGCTCCAGGCTGCGGGTCGTACTCCTGCTGGACCTTCACGACGGCGCCCAGCAGCGCTTTCTCCAGGCGTACGAGCACATGCGCAACCAGGTGGCGTCGGTTCCCGGCCACATCAGCGACCAGCTGTGCCAGTCGATCGAGAACCCCTCGCAGTGGCTGATCACCAGCGAGTGGGAGAGTGCGCCGCCGTTCCTCGACTGGGTGAACAGCGAGGAGCACGTGGAGACGGTCCGGCCGCTGCACAACTGCGTACGGGACACCCGCTCGCTGCGTTTCAGTGTCCTGCGTGAGACGGGCAAGCTGCACACCTCTGCCGAGGCGGCACAGCTCGGCGGCGGTCTGCAGCCCTTCCCCCGGGTGGGTGACGGCGTCGTGCGCCATGCCCTCACCTTCACCGTCAAGCCGGGCAGCGAGGCCGTCGTTGCGGAGATCCTCGCCGGCTACGACTCGCCCGAGGCGAAGGTCGACGAGCACACCCGGCTGCGCCGTACCTCGCTGTTCATGCACGGCAACCGGGTCGTGCGGGCCGTCGAGGTGCAGGGCGACCTGCTCGCGGCGCTGCGCCACGTCGCCCGGCAGCCCGAGGTCCGGGCCGTCGAGGAGGCCATCAACCCGTACCTGGAGCAGGACCGGGACCTGAACGATCCGGACTCCGCACGGGTGTTCTTCACCCGGGCGGCACTCCCGGCGGTGCACCACCTGGCCACCGCCGGCGAGGGACATCCGGACGTCAAGCGGCACGCGCTGCTCTACCCGGCCAAGCCGGGCTGCGGCATGGCGCTCGCCCGGCTGCTCGCCCAGCAGGACGAGGCGGCGGCCGACGACCCGTCGGCCTGCGTCGACAGCAGCACGGTCTTCCAGCGGGACGACATCGTCGTGCGCCTGGTCGACGTGCGCGGTTCGATCGACTGCGACCCGCTGCTCGCGCTCGGCGCGCACGGCCCCCGCAAGGCGGCCATGCTGGCGCGGCTGCTCGACGACGACGCGGTCGGCGGCGGTTCGTCGGCGTCGGAGGAGGACATGGCGCTCTTCCTCAAGAAGGCCGACATGCGCCTGATCACCGACCGCCGGGCCCGCTGA
- a CDS encoding beta-ketoacyl-[acyl-carrier-protein] synthase family protein — protein sequence MTRRVAVTGVGIVAPGGVGIPAFWNLLSSGRTATRGITLFDATGFRSRIAAECDFDPAAHGLGDEEVQRADRYVQFAMVAAREALRDAGLDPEREDPWRIGVSLGTAVGGTTRLEHDYVKVSSSGRRWDVDPSEAEPHLHRAFSPSALASEVAEQTGAHGPVQTVSTGCTSGLDAIGYAFHAIEEGRVDVCIAGASDSPISPITVACFDAIKATSPNNDDPAHASRPFDANRDGFVMGEGGAVLVLEELEHARARGATVYCEIGGYATFGNAYHMTGLTREGLEMARAINSALDHARVDGSDIDYVNAHGSGTQQNDRHETAAVKESLGSHAYEVPMSSIKSMVGHSLGAIGAIEVVACVLALAHQVVPPTANYETPDPECDLDYVPRTARALKLRNVLSVGSGFGGFQSAVVLTRPGGRTP from the coding sequence ATGACCCGGCGGGTAGCGGTCACCGGAGTCGGCATAGTGGCGCCGGGAGGTGTGGGCATACCGGCGTTCTGGAATCTCCTGTCCAGCGGCCGCACGGCCACGCGCGGCATCACCCTCTTCGATGCGACGGGGTTCCGCTCGCGCATCGCGGCCGAGTGCGACTTCGATCCGGCCGCCCACGGCCTCGGCGACGAGGAGGTCCAGCGCGCCGACCGGTACGTGCAGTTCGCCATGGTCGCCGCGCGGGAGGCGCTGCGGGACGCGGGGCTCGACCCGGAGCGGGAGGACCCCTGGCGGATCGGGGTGTCCCTGGGCACCGCGGTCGGCGGCACCACCCGGCTGGAGCACGACTACGTCAAGGTCAGCAGTTCGGGCCGGCGCTGGGACGTGGATCCCAGCGAGGCGGAGCCGCATCTCCACCGGGCGTTCTCGCCCAGCGCCCTCGCCTCCGAGGTCGCCGAGCAGACCGGTGCCCACGGCCCGGTGCAGACCGTCTCGACGGGCTGCACCTCGGGGCTGGACGCCATCGGGTACGCCTTCCACGCGATAGAGGAGGGCCGGGTCGACGTCTGCATCGCCGGTGCGTCGGACTCCCCGATATCGCCGATCACGGTGGCCTGCTTCGACGCGATCAAGGCGACGTCGCCGAACAACGACGACCCCGCCCACGCCTCCCGCCCCTTCGACGCGAACCGGGACGGGTTCGTGATGGGCGAGGGCGGAGCCGTCCTCGTCCTGGAGGAGCTGGAACACGCCCGCGCCCGCGGGGCCACCGTGTACTGCGAGATCGGCGGCTACGCGACCTTCGGGAACGCGTACCACATGACCGGTCTCACCCGTGAGGGCCTGGAGATGGCCCGCGCGATCAACAGCGCGCTCGACCATGCCCGCGTCGACGGGTCGGACATCGACTACGTCAACGCGCACGGCTCGGGCACCCAGCAGAACGACCGCCATGAGACCGCGGCGGTGAAGGAGTCGCTGGGTTCGCACGCGTACGAGGTGCCGATGAGTTCCATCAAGTCCATGGTGGGTCACTCGCTCGGCGCCATCGGGGCGATCGAGGTCGTCGCCTGTGTGCTGGCACTCGCCCACCAGGTGGTGCCGCCCACGGCGAACTACGAGACCCCCGACCCCGAGTGCGACCTCGACTATGTGCCGCGCACGGCGCGCGCCCTCAAGCTGCGCAACGTGCTCTCGGTCGGCAGCGGATTCGGCGGATTCCAGTCCGCCGTGGTCCTGACCCGGCCAGGAGGGAGGACACCATGA
- a CDS encoding FAD-dependent oxidoreductase, with product MEEHADDRVPVLIVGGSLVGLSTSLFLGRLGVGHMLVERHASTSRHPRGRGNNVRTMELFRVAGAEPLIHDASSVLADNHGILQTPTLVGDQGEWLFKEIDPGGGLARFSPTAWCVCSQNDLEPVLLDCARSLGGDLRYSTELKSFEQDPEGVTAVIEDRTTGRLSTVRADYLVAADGPRSPVREKLGIGRTGPGELFHNVSITFRSRRLADVVGGRRFIVCYLTDPEADGALLPVDNVESWVFHAPWHPDRGETLEDFTDERCIDHIRRATGAPDIDVEITGKAPWHAAERVAERYGAGRVFLAGDSAHEMSPTGAFGSNTGIQDAHNLAWKLALVLDGSAGPGLLKTYELERLPVAAATSARASARSAEHSHPGYAPAPGVLGGRQGGMLTVAMGYRYPRGAVLDADPDMPVVPDRMDLRGEPGSRAPHMWLHRPDEARRLSTLDLYERSFVLLTGAGGKAWHTAAPVVAERLSIRLSAYRIGDGGDTDLVPEAGADWAELHGTTDEGAVVVRPDGFVAWRSPGRAADPEATLTAAMEALLQRY from the coding sequence ATGGAAGAACACGCAGACGACCGCGTACCGGTCCTCATCGTGGGCGGATCCCTGGTGGGGCTGTCCACGTCGCTGTTCCTGGGCCGGCTCGGTGTCGGGCACATGCTCGTCGAGCGCCACGCGAGCACCTCGAGACATCCGCGCGGGCGCGGCAACAACGTGCGGACCATGGAGCTGTTCCGCGTCGCCGGCGCCGAACCGCTCATCCACGACGCCTCGTCCGTGCTCGCCGACAACCACGGCATCCTGCAGACGCCCACGCTCGTCGGCGACCAGGGCGAGTGGCTGTTCAAGGAGATCGACCCGGGCGGCGGGCTCGCCCGGTTCAGCCCGACCGCCTGGTGCGTGTGCAGCCAGAACGACCTGGAGCCGGTGCTGCTGGACTGCGCCAGGAGCCTCGGCGGCGATCTGCGCTACTCCACCGAGCTCAAGTCCTTCGAGCAGGACCCGGAAGGCGTCACCGCCGTGATCGAGGACCGGACGACCGGCCGGCTCAGCACGGTCCGCGCGGACTACCTGGTCGCGGCCGACGGGCCCCGCAGCCCCGTGCGGGAGAAGCTCGGCATCGGCCGGACGGGCCCCGGCGAGCTCTTCCACAACGTCAGCATCACCTTCCGCTCGCGCCGGCTCGCGGACGTCGTCGGCGGCCGGCGCTTCATCGTCTGCTACCTGACCGACCCCGAGGCGGACGGCGCCCTGCTGCCCGTGGACAACGTCGAGAGCTGGGTCTTCCACGCCCCCTGGCATCCCGACCGCGGGGAGACGCTGGAGGACTTCACCGACGAGCGCTGCATCGACCACATCCGCAGGGCCACCGGCGCCCCCGACATCGACGTCGAGATCACCGGCAAGGCACCCTGGCACGCCGCGGAACGGGTCGCGGAGCGGTACGGCGCCGGCCGGGTCTTCCTCGCGGGAGACTCCGCCCACGAGATGTCCCCGACCGGGGCGTTCGGCTCCAACACCGGGATCCAGGACGCGCACAACCTCGCCTGGAAGCTCGCCCTGGTCCTGGACGGCTCGGCCGGTCCCGGGCTGCTCAAGACGTACGAACTGGAACGGCTTCCGGTGGCGGCGGCCACGAGCGCCCGCGCCTCGGCCCGCTCGGCGGAGCACAGCCACCCCGGCTACGCCCCGGCCCCCGGCGTGCTCGGCGGGCGCCAGGGCGGAATGCTCACCGTCGCCATGGGCTACCGCTACCCGCGTGGCGCGGTGCTGGACGCGGACCCCGACATGCCCGTCGTGCCCGACCGGATGGACCTCCGCGGTGAGCCCGGCAGCCGGGCCCCCCACATGTGGCTCCACCGTCCCGACGAGGCGCGCAGGCTGTCCACGCTGGACCTGTACGAGCGCTCGTTCGTGCTGCTGACGGGGGCCGGGGGCAAGGCCTGGCACACGGCGGCGCCGGTCGTCGCCGAGCGGCTCTCGATCAGGCTGTCCGCCTACCGGATCGGCGACGGGGGCGACACCGACCTGGTCCCCGAAGCGGGTGCGGACTGGGCCGAGCTGCACGGCACGACGGACGAGGGAGCGGTGGTGGTCCGTCCGGACGGGTTCGTGGCCTGGCGCTCGCCGGGGCGGGCCGCCGACCCCGAGGCGACGCTCACCGCGGCCATGGAGGCGTTGCTCCAGCGCTACTGA